Proteins from a single region of Weeksella virosa DSM 16922:
- a CDS encoding DUF1573 domain-containing protein — translation MKKLLIVAGFALGIANVSAQQIGLASENVELGNVAVGSKTNAVMVIKNEGSKPLIIQKVQPSCGCTVPSFPTEPIAPGKTGEIKIQYAAGNVEGDFSKTVTIYSNDEKSPRKIFRVKGKTVK, via the coding sequence ATGAAGAAATTATTAATCGTTGCGGGATTTGCTTTGGGTATTGCCAACGTTTCTGCGCAACAAATAGGCTTAGCCAGCGAAAATGTAGAATTAGGGAATGTAGCGGTAGGATCTAAAACTAATGCTGTCATGGTCATTAAAAACGAAGGGAGCAAACCATTAATTATCCAAAAAGTACAACCTTCTTGTGGATGCACCGTCCCTTCTTTCCCTACAGAACCTATTGCACCAGGAAAAACAGGAGAAATAAAAATACAATATGCAGCAGGAAATGTAGAAGGGGATTTTAGCAAAACAGTGACCATTTATAGTAATGATGAAAAATCTCCAAGAAAAATTTTCCGTGTAAAAGGAAAAACAGTGAAATAA
- a CDS encoding thioredoxin family protein yields the protein MKNITFLITLFGMIWANAQQDLAQLNAAFAQNPKPILIEFTTDWCGYCLLQNKKIHQDQKLLAILENDFYFIELDAESDKSYHFLQREFLPNPDFPHQKTHTLVEAFVQENETVAYPFWVLLSTDLMIEWSYSGYIAPNNLSKMLNINTKD from the coding sequence ATGAAAAACATCACTTTCCTCATTACTCTATTTGGGATGATTTGGGCAAATGCACAACAGGATTTAGCACAATTGAACGCTGCCTTTGCTCAAAATCCTAAACCTATTCTAATCGAATTTACAACTGATTGGTGCGGATACTGTTTGTTGCAAAACAAAAAAATCCATCAAGACCAAAAATTATTGGCTATTTTAGAAAACGATTTTTATTTCATCGAATTGGATGCCGAAAGCGATAAATCCTATCATTTTCTACAAAGAGAATTTCTACCAAACCCAGATTTTCCTCATCAAAAAACACATACTTTGGTAGAAGCTTTTGTACAAGAAAACGAAACAGTCGCTTATCCTTTTTGGGTTTTATTATCCACAGATTTAATGATCGAATGGAGTTATTCGGGCTATATTGCACCAAATAATTTGTCTAAAATGCTAAATATCAACACGAAAGATTAA